From the Cohaesibacter intestini genome, one window contains:
- a CDS encoding phosphogluconate dehydrogenase C-terminal domain-containing protein: MTVVALFGAGGKMGMRLGRNLMKTDFQVRHVEVSDTGKALLKKEHGVEAVAQAEAIDGADVVILAVPDTVIGKLAESLVPTLASGTMVVVLDAAAPYAGYLPEREDITYFVTHPCHPPIFNDESTPEGRKDHFGGDYAKQGVVNALMQGPEEHYDLGDKVARAIYAPVANTYRCTVEQMAFLEPGLSETVCASLLVVMRQAMDEVIKTGVSKECARDFLLGHMNILAAVIFEERQGVFSDACNKAIEFGIPTLMKDDWKKVFEKEEILASVKRIT, from the coding sequence ATGACAGTCGTCGCTTTATTCGGTGCTGGCGGTAAAATGGGTATGCGTCTGGGGCGCAACCTGATGAAAACAGATTTTCAAGTGCGCCATGTGGAAGTGTCCGACACAGGCAAAGCGTTGCTGAAGAAGGAACATGGTGTTGAAGCCGTTGCTCAGGCAGAAGCCATTGATGGCGCAGATGTGGTCATTCTCGCTGTGCCGGACACCGTGATCGGTAAGCTTGCCGAGAGCTTGGTCCCTACCCTTGCCTCTGGCACCATGGTGGTCGTGCTGGATGCGGCCGCTCCTTATGCGGGTTATCTTCCCGAACGTGAAGACATCACCTACTTCGTCACGCATCCCTGTCACCCGCCAATTTTCAATGACGAGTCAACGCCGGAAGGTCGCAAGGATCATTTCGGTGGTGATTATGCCAAACAGGGTGTTGTCAATGCGCTGATGCAAGGGCCGGAAGAGCATTATGATCTGGGTGACAAGGTGGCACGCGCCATTTATGCTCCGGTTGCCAACACCTACCGCTGCACCGTCGAACAGATGGCATTTCTGGAGCCGGGCCTGTCCGAAACCGTGTGTGCCTCATTGCTGGTTGTCATGCGCCAAGCCATGGATGAAGTCATCAAGACCGGGGTCAGCAAGGAATGTGCTCGCGACTTCCTGCTGGGTCACATGAACATCCTTGCAGCCGTGATTTTCGAGGAACGTCAGGGTGTCTTTTCCGATGCCTGCAACAAGGCCATCGAGTTCGGCATTCCGACCCTAATGAAGGATGATTGGAAAAAAGTGTTTGAGAAGGAAGAGATCCTCGCCAGCGTTAAACGCATCACGTGA
- a CDS encoding LacI family DNA-binding transcriptional regulator, whose protein sequence is MARVTLSDVAKAAGVSKMTASRALREHSDVAAGTRNKVRKIAAEMGYIPNQMASMLSAKSVPIIPMIIPSISNNVYADIVAHAQPVLHGAGYQMMLINTDYSLEREEQAIEALMAWSPSALIVSGIEHTDRARGLLQRAGVPIVEMMDLPDSPIDLSVGFDHVKAGNEMANYLLNRGYQRFCFCGCQLQMDKRAYKRFEGFRNVLLAKGAEEPMLIDIDKNDDILSDADFDRLISVDPAPDCIYFSNDNLAVSALLMGAKRGLSVPDDLAIAGFNDISIGRQTMPQLTTTQSPLGRIGELAARYALDAIAEKKISPRSLDLGFKLLPRESA, encoded by the coding sequence ATGGCTCGTGTCACACTGTCAGATGTCGCTAAAGCCGCGGGCGTCAGCAAGATGACGGCATCGCGCGCCCTGCGGGAACATTCTGATGTTGCAGCAGGCACGCGCAACAAGGTCAGAAAGATCGCTGCCGAGATGGGTTATATTCCCAATCAGATGGCCTCGATGCTGTCTGCCAAATCAGTGCCGATTATACCGATGATCATCCCGTCTATCTCCAACAATGTATATGCGGATATTGTCGCTCACGCGCAGCCTGTGTTGCATGGGGCGGGGTATCAGATGATGCTGATTAACACCGACTATTCTCTGGAGCGCGAAGAGCAGGCAATCGAGGCCTTGATGGCGTGGTCTCCGTCTGCACTTATTGTCTCCGGGATCGAGCACACAGACCGCGCGCGGGGGCTTTTGCAAAGGGCAGGGGTCCCGATTGTTGAAATGATGGATTTGCCAGACAGCCCGATTGATCTTTCGGTCGGATTTGACCATGTCAAGGCTGGCAATGAAATGGCGAACTATTTGCTCAATCGCGGCTATCAGCGGTTCTGCTTCTGTGGTTGTCAGTTGCAGATGGACAAGCGCGCCTACAAACGGTTTGAAGGCTTTCGGAATGTCCTTCTTGCCAAGGGGGCTGAAGAACCGATGCTGATTGACATCGACAAGAATGATGACATTTTGTCAGATGCGGATTTTGATCGGCTGATTTCTGTGGACCCCGCACCTGATTGTATCTATTTCAGCAATGATAATCTGGCAGTCTCAGCCTTGCTGATGGGTGCCAAACGCGGCTTATCTGTCCCCGATGATCTGGCGATAGCCGGGTTCAACGATATATCGATCGGCAGGCAAACAATGCCGCAGCTGACAACGACACAGTCGCCACTTGGTCGGATCGGGGAACTGGCGGCACGGTACGCGTTGGACGCCATCGCAGAAAAGAAAATCTCGCCACGCAGTCTCGATCTCGGATTCAAGCTGCTTCCTCGCGAAAGTGCCTGA
- the ltnD gene encoding L-threonate dehydrogenase, whose translation MSQKKVAAIGLGSMGYGMAQSLIRAGHETYGYDVVPDQMARLAAEGGKSAPIADIAASLDAVVVCVLNAAQTEAVLFGDDGVVPRLKRGAVVLSCATVAPDFARAMEARCAEHGVLYVDAPISGGSVKAAKGQLSIMSAATPEAYAAAEEMFEATAETVFRLGDCAGAGSAMKAVNQLLAGVHIAAMGEAITFGVTQGIDPATFVEVVSKCAGTSWMLENRAPHIVAGDYKPHSAIEIWLKDLGIVLDIAKSAKFSAPITAAALQQYVTAAGIGLGREDDSAVAKVYARNAGILLPGME comes from the coding sequence ATGTCCCAAAAGAAAGTTGCAGCAATTGGTCTTGGTTCCATGGGGTATGGCATGGCCCAGAGCCTGATACGAGCGGGGCATGAAACCTATGGCTATGATGTCGTTCCCGACCAGATGGCGCGGCTCGCGGCTGAAGGCGGCAAGTCCGCTCCCATCGCCGACATTGCTGCCAGTCTCGATGCTGTGGTTGTTTGTGTATTGAATGCGGCTCAAACTGAAGCAGTCCTGTTTGGAGACGATGGGGTCGTTCCACGACTTAAAAGGGGCGCCGTTGTCCTCTCATGTGCCACCGTAGCGCCGGACTTTGCCCGTGCGATGGAAGCCAGATGCGCCGAGCATGGCGTTCTCTATGTTGATGCTCCCATTTCCGGCGGTTCGGTGAAGGCTGCCAAAGGCCAGCTTTCCATCATGTCAGCAGCGACGCCTGAAGCCTATGCTGCTGCCGAAGAGATGTTCGAGGCCACCGCGGAAACCGTCTTCCGGCTTGGCGACTGTGCCGGTGCTGGCTCTGCAATGAAAGCGGTCAATCAGTTGCTGGCTGGCGTCCATATTGCAGCCATGGGGGAAGCGATCACCTTCGGGGTGACCCAAGGGATTGATCCGGCCACCTTTGTCGAAGTCGTCTCAAAATGTGCCGGCACCAGTTGGATGCTGGAAAACCGTGCACCGCACATTGTTGCCGGAGACTATAAACCGCATTCGGCAATTGAAATCTGGCTCAAAGATCTGGGTATCGTGCTGGACATCGCCAAGTCTGCGAAATTCAGCGCTCCGATCACCGCAGCAGCTTTGCAGCAATATGTCACGGCTGCCGGGATAGGGCTTGGTCGCGAAGATGATTCAGCGGTCGCCAAGGTCTATGCGCGCAATGCCGGCATCTTGCTGCCCGGTATGGAATAG
- the otnK gene encoding 3-oxo-tetronate kinase — MATLLGCIADDFTGATDLAGLLARSGVKVSLRMGLPTEPPVDTAAFEVIALKCRTAPLDEALADVFAAYEWLKKAGAQRFFWKYCSTFDSTDKGNIGPIAETLMTKIGTKQTIYCPAFPENGRSIFMGNLFVGEQPIAESPMKDHPLTPMKDSNLMRLLQPQVSKPVGLANRLCVAKGPEALQQRLDELKTQGVAHVIVDAVANEDLFTISKACQDMPLMTGGSAIAMPLPMLYLEQGLLSADAGKTEIPHLADKAIILSGSCSAMTRAQVANYGATAPSYRLDPLELAQNGPKAALDWLAEQNLADSPLVYATAEPDQVKAAQEALGVMKAGELVEEALAALAVAARDQGAERFVIAGGETSGAVTQALGINKLDVSVEIAPGVPWSFCETAGKKVALTLKSGNFGSEGFFTDALARLKELEAA; from the coding sequence ATGGCTACCCTGCTTGGCTGTATTGCTGATGATTTTACCGGTGCAACCGACCTCGCCGGATTGCTCGCGCGTTCCGGCGTCAAGGTTTCACTCCGTATGGGCTTGCCAACCGAGCCTCCTGTCGATACAGCGGCCTTCGAGGTCATTGCCCTGAAATGCCGCACCGCACCGCTTGATGAAGCGCTCGCTGATGTATTCGCTGCCTATGAATGGCTCAAAAAGGCTGGTGCACAGCGGTTTTTCTGGAAATATTGCTCAACCTTTGACTCAACGGACAAAGGCAATATTGGACCGATTGCCGAAACCTTGATGACAAAGATCGGCACAAAACAGACGATATATTGCCCGGCTTTCCCCGAGAATGGACGATCAATTTTCATGGGCAATCTGTTTGTCGGTGAACAGCCAATCGCTGAAAGCCCGATGAAGGACCACCCCCTGACCCCCATGAAGGACAGCAACCTGATGCGCCTGTTGCAGCCTCAGGTCAGCAAACCGGTCGGGCTCGCTAACAGGCTCTGTGTTGCCAAAGGCCCTGAGGCTCTTCAGCAAAGACTGGACGAGCTGAAGACGCAAGGGGTGGCCCATGTGATTGTCGATGCTGTGGCCAACGAGGATCTCTTCACCATCTCCAAGGCCTGTCAGGACATGCCTCTGATGACGGGTGGCAGTGCCATCGCTATGCCGCTGCCTATGTTGTATCTGGAGCAAGGGCTGCTTTCTGCTGATGCCGGGAAGACCGAAATTCCTCATCTTGCCGACAAAGCCATTATCCTGTCCGGTTCCTGCTCAGCCATGACACGGGCACAGGTTGCAAACTATGGCGCAACAGCGCCCAGCTATCGGCTGGACCCACTGGAACTGGCTCAGAATGGCCCGAAAGCGGCCCTCGATTGGCTGGCTGAGCAGAATCTTGCCGATTCTCCTCTGGTTTATGCAACCGCAGAGCCTGATCAGGTCAAGGCTGCGCAAGAGGCCTTGGGCGTCATGAAGGCGGGGGAACTTGTCGAAGAAGCTTTGGCTGCGCTGGCGGTTGCTGCACGCGATCAGGGGGCTGAGCGCTTTGTCATCGCCGGTGGTGAGACATCGGGTGCGGTGACTCAGGCACTGGGTATCAACAAGCTCGATGTCAGCGTCGAAATTGCACCCGGTGTGCCATGGTCCTTCTGTGAAACAGCAGGCAAAAAGGTCGCCTTGACCCTGAAGTCCGGCAATTTCGGGTCAGAGGGGTTCTTTACCGATGCTTTGGCGCGCTTGAAGGAGCTTGAGGCAGCATGA
- a CDS encoding aldolase has protein sequence MSEESKLRELMCLLAKSLFDRGLTGGSTGNISARTADGGLLVSPSGSCFGRLDPGKLSRFDTEGKLVDGDKPTKEMPLHAAFYDTRSTAGAVVHLHSCHSVALSMMPDANEDDFLPHLTPYAIMKLGKVKLLPFFMPGDAAIGDAVRGLAGKRSAVMLANHGPVVAGKDVEAACNAIEELEDTARLAMMTRGLHPRGLGEEQIRNLVTKFDVEWE, from the coding sequence ATGAGCGAGGAATCCAAATTAAGGGAATTGATGTGCCTGCTGGCAAAGTCGCTTTTTGATCGTGGTTTAACTGGCGGCTCAACAGGCAACATCTCGGCCCGCACTGCGGATGGAGGCCTGCTGGTTTCCCCTTCCGGCTCGTGTTTTGGTCGGCTCGACCCGGGTAAACTCAGCCGCTTCGACACAGAAGGCAAGTTGGTCGACGGGGACAAGCCTACCAAGGAAATGCCCCTGCACGCCGCGTTTTATGACACACGGTCGACAGCGGGCGCTGTTGTTCACCTGCATTCCTGTCATTCAGTTGCTTTGTCGATGATGCCGGACGCCAATGAGGATGACTTTCTGCCGCATCTGACGCCTTATGCCATCATGAAGCTTGGCAAGGTCAAGTTGCTGCCCTTCTTCATGCCGGGCGATGCGGCAATCGGAGATGCCGTCCGCGGGCTGGCGGGCAAACGTTCGGCCGTGATGCTGGCCAATCACGGCCCGGTTGTCGCAGGCAAGGATGTCGAAGCAGCATGCAACGCCATCGAGGAACTCGAGGATACGGCGCGCTTGGCGATGATGACGCGCGGCCTCCATCCCCGAGGACTGGGTGAGGAGCAAATCAGGAATTTGGTTACGAAATTTGACGTGGAGTGGGAGTGA
- a CDS encoding hydroxypyruvate isomerase family protein, whose amino-acid sequence MTKFSANLGFLWSDLALPDAIRAAKAAGFDAVECHWPFDYPAEDVKQALDETGLTMLGLNTVRGDTAAGDNGLAAIPGREQEARAAIDQAVAYAAAIGTPNVHVMAGFAGGPKAHATFVDNLAYACKQAEAHDITILIEPLNHYDAPNYFLATSEQAKAIILEVGAPNLKLMFDCYHLQIMEGDLANRLERLLPHIGHIQFASVPDRGAPDHGEVNYPFLFALADSLKWTTPIGAEYKPGSTPTDETLGWLKA is encoded by the coding sequence ATGACGAAGTTTTCAGCAAATTTGGGGTTTCTTTGGAGTGACTTGGCACTTCCAGATGCCATTCGGGCGGCCAAAGCTGCCGGATTTGATGCTGTGGAATGCCATTGGCCGTTCGATTATCCGGCCGAAGACGTGAAACAGGCGCTGGATGAGACCGGCCTGACAATGCTCGGGCTCAACACGGTGCGTGGCGACACGGCCGCCGGTGACAATGGCCTTGCTGCCATTCCCGGTCGCGAGCAGGAAGCCAGAGCGGCTATTGATCAGGCGGTCGCCTATGCCGCTGCCATCGGAACACCGAATGTGCATGTCATGGCCGGCTTTGCGGGTGGCCCGAAGGCTCACGCGACCTTTGTCGACAATTTGGCCTATGCCTGCAAACAGGCTGAGGCACACGACATCACGATCCTGATCGAGCCACTCAATCACTATGACGCGCCAAACTATTTCCTTGCGACGTCAGAGCAGGCCAAGGCCATCATTCTGGAAGTTGGTGCACCAAACCTGAAACTGATGTTTGACTGCTATCACTTGCAGATCATGGAGGGTGATCTGGCTAACCGGCTGGAAAGATTGCTACCCCACATCGGTCATATCCAGTTTGCCTCGGTGCCAGACCGTGGGGCTCCGGATCATGGGGAAGTCAACTATCCCTTCCTGTTTGCGCTGGCAGATAGCCTCAAATGGACAACGCCAATTGGTGCAGAATACAAGCCCGGCTCAACACCAACTGACGAAACGCTCGGTTGGTTGAAGGCTTGA
- a CDS encoding sugar phosphate isomerase/epimerase family protein: MSKYRWTRDNWPIACAMIPFSPVLPDGSLVQDAPAEIWADALIQVAEEGFTELDPTDSWMRIADLEPSRLDEFKAVVKQAGLTIPAMSTSRKCVIDPEAGDQTLAYCHRFLDTAADVGASEVAFGFFGPFTPAQEKALWFWLAEGYSNPDDPATWKLAVDRIRELADHAKENGISIAMEMYEDTYIGTPDSAVRFVTDVDRDNVGICADIGNLVRLHRPMDKWNDMLAKVAPFMKYWHVKNYTRDEDPATGSYATAPVPLEFGVINYREAIRMALAEGFASPILLESYGGDGLSVCGKNLQTLRRILPRD, encoded by the coding sequence ATGAGTAAATACAGGTGGACGCGCGACAATTGGCCGATTGCCTGTGCGATGATTCCCTTCTCCCCGGTGCTGCCGGACGGCTCTCTGGTGCAAGACGCGCCAGCCGAGATTTGGGCCGATGCACTCATACAGGTGGCAGAGGAAGGGTTCACCGAACTAGACCCCACGGATAGCTGGATGCGGATTGCCGATCTGGAACCATCCCGTCTTGACGAGTTCAAGGCCGTGGTCAAGCAAGCTGGTTTGACCATCCCTGCCATGTCGACATCCCGCAAATGCGTGATCGATCCCGAGGCCGGCGATCAAACGCTGGCCTATTGTCACCGTTTTCTGGATACCGCAGCAGATGTTGGCGCCAGTGAAGTTGCGTTTGGCTTCTTCGGTCCCTTCACGCCAGCGCAGGAAAAGGCGCTGTGGTTCTGGCTCGCCGAGGGCTACAGCAACCCCGATGACCCTGCGACATGGAAGCTGGCGGTGGATCGGATCCGCGAACTGGCCGATCATGCAAAGGAAAATGGCATTTCGATCGCCATGGAAATGTATGAGGACACCTATATCGGGACACCGGACAGCGCGGTACGCTTTGTCACTGATGTGGACCGGGACAATGTCGGCATCTGCGCCGATATCGGCAACCTTGTTCGCTTGCATCGTCCGATGGACAAGTGGAATGACATGCTGGCGAAGGTCGCTCCCTTCATGAAATATTGGCATGTGAAGAACTACACACGCGATGAAGACCCGGCCACGGGCAGTTATGCCACGGCACCGGTTCCGCTTGAATTCGGGGTAATCAACTATCGCGAAGCCATTCGCATGGCACTGGCAGAAGGCTTTGCAAGCCCCATTCTGCTGGAAAGCTATGGTGGAGACGGGCTATCGGTTTGCGGCAAGAACCTGCAAACCCTCCGCCGCATCCTGCCGCGCGACTAG
- the denD gene encoding D-erythronate dehydrogenase translates to MKILVTGAGGFVGQRMVRDLVERGAITVDGTEQPVDAVYACDMFADGVEGLASDLDKVEALVGDLTDTALLKRIDEIKPDIFVHLAAVVSSAAEADFDLGMKVNVDALRALIDSCRKQPKPPVFVFTSSIAVFSCAGNSDIDEDLTPMPLSSYGMEKVVGEYLVRDASRKGFIKGRTIRFPTISVRPGKPNSAASSFASGIIREPLSGEQALLPVSRNTRLHLGSPDMAVSSVMHAIALGQDVIGDRGAITLPGLSVSVQHMLDRLEAIAGKEVVAHVKDAPDPKIEAIVVTWPGGIATPKAEALGFKADASFDDLITSYMNANL, encoded by the coding sequence ATGAAAATACTAGTAACTGGTGCTGGTGGTTTTGTTGGACAGCGCATGGTGCGAGACCTTGTCGAGCGCGGCGCAATAACGGTCGATGGTACCGAGCAGCCTGTCGATGCTGTTTATGCCTGCGATATGTTTGCAGACGGTGTTGAAGGGTTGGCGAGCGACCTTGATAAAGTCGAAGCGCTGGTCGGTGATCTGACCGATACAGCTCTTTTGAAAAGGATCGACGAGATCAAGCCAGACATCTTTGTCCATCTGGCCGCCGTGGTCAGCTCGGCTGCAGAAGCGGACTTCGATCTTGGCATGAAGGTCAATGTCGACGCGCTGAGAGCGCTGATCGACAGCTGTCGCAAACAGCCAAAGCCGCCGGTTTTTGTCTTCACGTCCTCAATCGCCGTCTTCAGCTGCGCGGGCAATTCCGACATTGACGAGGACCTGACCCCTATGCCGCTTTCTTCCTATGGCATGGAGAAGGTCGTCGGCGAGTATCTCGTTCGCGACGCCAGTCGCAAGGGCTTCATCAAGGGACGCACCATTCGCTTCCCAACCATTTCCGTTCGACCGGGCAAACCGAACAGTGCAGCATCCAGTTTTGCCAGTGGCATCATTCGTGAGCCACTTTCCGGTGAGCAGGCTCTGCTTCCGGTATCCCGCAACACGCGCTTGCATCTTGGATCGCCGGATATGGCCGTCTCCTCCGTCATGCATGCCATTGCCCTTGGTCAGGATGTGATCGGGGATCGCGGCGCGATCACTTTGCCGGGCTTGAGCGTCTCCGTTCAGCACATGCTGGATCGTCTGGAAGCCATTGCCGGCAAGGAAGTGGTCGCCCATGTCAAGGACGCCCCGGATCCCAAGATCGAAGCGATTGTTGTGACCTGGCCAGGGGGCATTGCAACGCCCAAGGCAGAGGCATTGGGTTTCAAGGCAGATGCCTCCTTTGATGACCTCATCACCTCCTACATGAATGCAAATCTGTGA
- a CDS encoding TRAP transporter large permease translates to MDVGTISIVLVVAMCMLLAIGVPLAFASFFLAVLVMVMKFEPALLLDPFTFGEGLLTGKAGTGPLYILTQKVFGLLTDYVMISVPLFIFMAALLERSGIAKEMYKALDYWLSSVRGGVAIVTSLMAVIMAAMSGIVGGEVVLLGLIALPQMLKLGYNQELAVGTICASGTLGTMIPPSIVLIMYGLITETSIKALFTAAFLPGFMLASFIILYIVIRTQLHPEHAPLPDPKPGDPTGRQKMGMFGAFLSILLAGVSALLLLRVLFFTVTGQNANLGETADPIALGMSWHIPYLAGFVALGLFLVYVVFGRERSALGWKHGKGLVPPFTVISVVLGSIYGGITGITEAAGMGAFAVFVIALLRGEASIGLLWDSMMRTMKSTGTILWVTIGAAALAGSYTLSGGPRYIADMIVGSEMPTMVILLTMMVILLFMGAFMDWVGIVLLIIPVFLPIVQRLPIEEIGFIGQLDPNMVSIWFGVLFCMNMQVSFLSPPFGPAAFYLKSVAPDHISLTDIFKGFLPFIGVQVLAISILLIWPNIVTILL, encoded by the coding sequence ATGGACGTCGGAACAATCTCAATCGTCCTTGTGGTGGCAATGTGCATGTTGCTTGCCATTGGTGTACCGCTGGCTTTTGCTTCATTCTTCCTGGCCGTTCTGGTCATGGTCATGAAATTCGAACCCGCATTGCTACTTGACCCGTTTACCTTCGGCGAAGGCTTGCTAACCGGAAAGGCAGGAACCGGGCCTCTCTATATCCTGACACAAAAGGTCTTCGGCCTACTGACCGACTATGTCATGATATCGGTGCCGCTATTCATTTTCATGGCCGCCTTGCTCGAGCGCTCTGGCATCGCCAAGGAAATGTATAAGGCCCTTGATTATTGGCTTTCGAGTGTCCGGGGCGGTGTCGCAATCGTAACGTCCCTGATGGCCGTCATCATGGCCGCCATGTCGGGCATCGTCGGTGGTGAAGTGGTGCTGCTGGGGCTGATTGCTCTGCCTCAAATGCTCAAGCTTGGTTACAATCAGGAACTGGCAGTCGGCACGATCTGTGCGTCCGGCACGCTGGGAACGATGATCCCGCCATCGATCGTCTTGATCATGTATGGCCTGATCACCGAGACTTCAATCAAGGCTTTGTTCACCGCAGCCTTCCTGCCTGGCTTCATGCTTGCCAGCTTCATCATTCTTTATATCGTCATTCGCACCCAACTGCATCCTGAACACGCCCCATTGCCTGATCCCAAGCCGGGTGATCCGACCGGACGGCAAAAGATGGGTATGTTCGGTGCATTCTTGTCCATTCTGTTGGCAGGTGTCTCCGCTCTTCTGCTGCTGCGCGTGTTGTTCTTCACCGTAACCGGTCAGAATGCCAACCTTGGTGAAACCGCAGATCCCATCGCGTTGGGTATGTCTTGGCACATCCCTTATCTGGCGGGCTTTGTCGCCCTGGGTCTGTTCCTCGTGTATGTTGTTTTTGGCCGTGAGCGATCCGCTCTGGGCTGGAAACACGGCAAAGGCCTTGTCCCGCCTTTCACCGTCATCAGCGTTGTGCTCGGATCAATCTATGGCGGCATTACCGGCATTACCGAAGCTGCGGGCATGGGGGCGTTTGCCGTCTTCGTAATTGCCTTGCTGCGGGGAGAGGCGTCCATCGGCCTGTTGTGGGATTCCATGATGCGGACGATGAAGTCCACCGGCACCATTTTGTGGGTCACCATCGGTGCGGCGGCTTTGGCCGGGTCATATACCCTGTCCGGTGGGCCGCGTTATATTGCGGATATGATCGTCGGATCGGAAATGCCGACCATGGTGATCCTCTTGACCATGATGGTGATCCTTCTGTTCATGGGGGCCTTCATGGACTGGGTCGGTATCGTGCTGTTGATTATCCCGGTCTTCCTGCCAATCGTGCAAAGATTGCCGATTGAGGAAATCGGCTTCATTGGTCAACTGGACCCCAACATGGTCTCCATTTGGTTTGGTGTTCTATTCTGTATGAATATGCAGGTGAGTTTCCTCTCGCCGCCCTTCGGGCCCGCGGCCTTCTATCTCAAGTCTGTCGCACCGGACCATATCTCTCTGACGGACATCTTCAAAGGCTTCCTGCCCTTCATCGGGGTGCAGGTCTTGGCGATCTCCATCCTTCTGATATGGCCAAACATTGTGACAATTCTTCTCTGA
- a CDS encoding TRAP transporter small permease subunit, with product MRVSTGELREWIIPSAFLICGGWVVWHMPAFILDIYPPENQSLVDIMSQLHASKDIAPGIPGLFGGHADPIDWLAMVLIPILFVIGCLTVRIAPKEYQHWRQVDRLSLFVSRVTMIIIISMSCIMLYEVFLRYVFEAPTLWANEMTQWLACFVFLCSGLYAMQQRCHIRIFLFYDVVPRTIQRVFDIIAVATVCLTAFFLVYGSFYQVFVNKFYKWEMFGTAFDPPIPATVLPAILIVISLIAIQSVINLVADWNEKKVLHSAADEVDQDEIDTLKRTVGVE from the coding sequence ATGCGAGTGTCTACCGGGGAATTGCGAGAGTGGATCATTCCCTCCGCATTTCTGATTTGCGGAGGATGGGTTGTCTGGCACATGCCGGCCTTTATCCTTGATATTTATCCGCCCGAGAACCAAAGCCTCGTCGACATTATGAGCCAGCTGCATGCCAGCAAGGATATCGCACCGGGGATTCCGGGTTTATTCGGAGGTCATGCCGATCCCATCGACTGGCTGGCAATGGTGCTTATTCCCATATTGTTTGTGATTGGCTGTTTAACCGTCCGGATTGCACCCAAAGAGTATCAGCACTGGAGGCAGGTGGATCGCCTCTCATTGTTCGTCTCTCGTGTCACGATGATCATCATCATCAGCATGTCGTGCATCATGCTTTACGAGGTGTTCCTACGCTATGTCTTTGAGGCCCCGACGCTTTGGGCCAACGAAATGACCCAGTGGCTGGCCTGTTTCGTGTTCCTGTGTTCGGGTCTTTATGCGATGCAGCAAAGATGCCACATCCGCATTTTCCTGTTCTATGATGTCGTCCCCCGCACCATACAGCGTGTGTTTGACATCATCGCGGTTGCGACGGTTTGCCTGACGGCTTTCTTCCTTGTCTATGGCAGTTTCTATCAGGTTTTCGTCAACAAGTTCTACAAATGGGAAATGTTCGGCACAGCCTTTGATCCTCCCATTCCGGCGACTGTTCTTCCCGCAATTCTGATCGTCATATCCCTTATCGCCATTCAGTCCGTCATCAATCTGGTTGCTGACTGGAACGAGAAAAAGGTGCTGCATAGCGCTGCCGATGAAGTGGATCAGGACGAGATCGATACCCTCAAACGCACTGTTGGAGTCGAATAA
- a CDS encoding GntR family transcriptional regulator, with the protein MRYLVIFKHKHLCGKMSEIADMFENMRDRMVSAEFAPQQRIRAEDLRMDYGVSASTMREVLFRLSTLGLVDFQEQRGFRKPAQSDQLQDELTHFRILLECEGAVHSVRNGGIAWEAQLSAAHYALGHIESRAKDNKDPSPELLMLWMHAELDFHKTLISACQNDVLIQTHESVFFRHRQQLNFQDRDFHKVPANIHHHQRILDAALEKDADAVREHLTNHLLQNLNKPASST; encoded by the coding sequence ATGCGTTATCTCGTGATTTTTAAACACAAACATCTTTGTGGTAAAATGTCAGAAATAGCAGATATGTTCGAAAATATGCGCGACCGGATGGTCAGCGCTGAATTTGCACCTCAGCAACGCATTCGTGCGGAAGACTTGCGGATGGATTATGGGGTTTCGGCTTCGACAATGAGAGAAGTCCTCTTCCGGCTCTCAACGCTTGGACTTGTCGATTTTCAGGAGCAGCGCGGGTTTCGTAAGCCTGCTCAATCTGACCAGTTGCAGGATGAATTGACCCATTTTCGCATTCTGCTCGAATGCGAGGGTGCTGTGCACTCCGTGCGTAACGGAGGCATTGCCTGGGAGGCGCAGCTGTCCGCGGCGCACTATGCTCTGGGGCATATTGAATCCCGAGCCAAGGATAACAAAGATCCTTCACCGGAACTGCTGATGCTATGGATGCATGCCGAGTTGGACTTCCACAAGACGCTGATCTCTGCCTGCCAGAATGACGTTCTGATCCAGACGCATGAGAGTGTTTTCTTCCGTCATCGACAGCAACTCAATTTCCAAGACAGAGACTTCCACAAGGTTCCTGCCAACATTCATCATCACCAGCGCATTCTGGATGCTGCGCTTGAGAAGGATGCTGATGCGGTGCGTGAGCATCTGACCAACCACTTGCTGCAGAATCTTAACAAACCGGCGTCTTCAACGTGA